The DNA region AGCCCAAGGCCGTGGTTTACAAGTACAGAATCATAAAGGCGAGTGGTTAGATGCCATTGCTGAATCTGATGAATTGGTTATCAATGTTGGCGATATGCTCTCACGACATTCCAATAACCGGTTAAAATCCACCATACACCGTGTGGTAAATCCACCAAGGGAAAAATGGGGAACCTCACGCTATTCTATTCCGTTTTTTATGCATCCAATCAGTGAAATGCCATTAAACTGTCTAGAAAATTGCATTGACGATGAGCACCCTAAATTGTATGAAGATATTACTGCTGGTGAGTTTTTAAATGAACGTTTGATTGAATTAGGATTGATAAAAAAGTAGTAAGTATAAATTGCATGGATTTACAAGATCAATTAAAAAATTTATTTCCAGATCATAAACCTGAAAAAGTAGAAAAACCAAAAGAAAAAAGTGATATTTGGCTACAAGACGATCTCATTATTTGCAAATATGAAAAACGCAAAGGGAAGCCTATTACCATTTTAGAAGGTTATACTGGTGCAACCTCAGATTTTAAAAAACTGGCTAAAGAAATTAAAACTAAATTTAGTGTTGGCGGTAGTTTTAAAGATGATAAAATTATTATTCAAGGTGACCTAAGAGATAAGATTATGGAACTTTTAAAACAAAAAGGCTTTGCTGTGAAACGTGTAGGAGGTTAAATCAGTAAACAGTCTACAAAAATTATAAATACAATAGTTAAAACTTCTAAGATTGAACGTGAAATCTAAAACTGCAAACCCTAAGCCAATACCTCCCTCTGAGCTAATTTTAAATAAAGATGGTAGCGTATATCACCTTAACCTAAAACCTAAAAACATTGCTAATACAATCATTTTTGTTGGTGACCAGGATCGAGTTGCTAAAGTTGCCAAACATTTTGATACCATCACTTTTCAAACTCAAAAGCGAGAATTTAAAACTATCACAGGAGTTTATAAAGGGAAAAAATTATCTGTAATTTCGACTGGTATTGGTCCTGACAATATTGACATTGTACTCAATGAATTGGATGCTTTGGTAAATATTAACCTAAAAACCAGAACGATAAAAAAAGAGCATCTAAAACTTTCTATTGTACGTATTGGCACTTCTGGATCGTTACAGAGACATATTCCCGTAGATAGTTTTGTATTATCAACCTATGGATTAGGAATGGATGGTACTCTACATGCTTATGATTGTGAACATATTCTTGAAAATGACATTGAAGATGCTTTTATAAAACATACCAATTGGAGTAAAAGAAAAGCCAGACCCTATATTGTTAAAGGGAGTGCTACTTTAGAAAAAATAATATCAAGTAACACAACTTTTAATGGTTTTACAGCAACTGCAAATGGTTTTTATGGCCCACAGGGCAGGGTGCTCAGGTTAAAACTACAAGATCAAGAATTAAACTCAAAAATTGATAATTTTACATATAAAGACCTAAAAATAACCAATCTTGAAATGGAAACTGCGGCTATATATGGCTTGGCAAAATTATTAGGCCATGAAGCCCTCTCCATGAACGCCATTATTGCCAATAGAGCAAATGGCACTTTTAGCGAGAATCCAGCTGAAACGATTGAAAACCTAATTAAGTACACCCTAAATAAGTTAATTAAATTATGCAAAAAATAACCATTGGTGGTGTGCCGGAACATTTTAATTTACCTTGGCATTTGGCCATAGAAAATCACAAATTCAAAAATAAAGGTATTGATTTGCAATGGAAAGAATTTCCAGGTGGTACAGGTGCAATGTGTTCTGCTTTACGTGATGGGAGTATTGATGCTGCCGTTATTTTAACCGAAGGCATCATTAAAGATATTATAGCAGGCAATCCCAGTAAAATTGTAAAAGTGTATGTTAATTCTCCCTTATTATGGGGCATTCACGTTGCAAAAAGTTCTAATTTTTACTCCGTGGCAGCTCTTGAAAACGCTAGAATTGCAATTAGTAGGTACGGGTCAGGTTCACATTTAATGGCAAAAGTAAATGCAGTAAAGCAAGGTTTTAATATTGACCAATTAGAATATGTCCCAATTAAAAATTTGGATGGAGGTGTAAACGCACTAACCAATAGTAATGCCGATTATTTTATGTGGGAACATTTTATGACCAAACCCTATGTTGATAATGGTACTTTTAGAAGAATTGATAATATTGAAACTCCCTGGCCTTGTTTTGTAATTGCAGTTCGTAATAGTACATTAGAAGATGAATCAGAAGCTATAAAAACAATTATTAAAGTAATTAACAAACAACTCGACTATTTTGAAAACGCTCTGGAAAACGAGCAATTAATTAGGCTATTTTCTAAACGTTATCAACTTCAAATAGAGGATGTTAAAACATGGTTATCCTTGACAAAATGGAATAGAAAAAAAACTATTTCATCTAAATTAATTAATAGTATTCAAAATAAATTGACTGACTATGACGTTATTAAGGAGACAGTACCTGAAAAGGTATTAATTAAAAAAATGTTTTAATTTAGTTTAGTAACAACCAACGAATCTAGGTTATTTTTTAAAATAACCGCAAAGTGCAATCAACCAACCAATCTTTAAGTCATTTTAATATTAGTATTGAAATGACTTTTTTTATATATCATTGTTTCTATTTATAAATTGAAGACTTAAACAAATTAAAAGAACTAACGGTAAAATTTATTTATATAATTTCCGTTTTATTTTGGCAAAGTTATTGTAATCTAAAAAAATAAAACAAATACTGTTAAGGATTGGTAGGAAAATAACAATTTTGAAATCGCGAATCAATTCAAATTATATCTATATTTGTTGAACCCATTTTCTAAACTAAACGACTTATTTAAAATCAATAATCTTGTATTTCTTTTTTAATACAAACTAAAAAGAAATATCTATAGATAAAATATGAGTAAAAAAATAAAAATACTTTGTTTGTTGTTTGCATTTGCCAACTATGGTTTCAGCCAAACCGATACAGAAATCTATTTATTTGATTTTGTTCAAGGTGACAGCATTATTGTGCTTGATAACCCTGTAAATATTTCTGACAATAAAGGATATGATAACCAGCCTTCTTTTTTAAATGATGGTTCTGGCGTTTTATATTCCTCAACACGCAATGGGCAAACAGATATTGCACTTTATGATATAGAGAATAATGTAAATGTATGGCTGACGGAAACTGACGCCAGCGAGTACTCTCCTATTCAAACCCCTGATAAAAAATATTTTACGGCTATTAGATTAGAAAAAGATGGTAGTCAACTGCTTTGGAATTACAAATTCAATGGCAAAAAACAAGAAGTACTAATTGAGAATTTACGTGTGGGTTACCATGTCTGGATTTCTAAAAAAATGTTGGCTTCTTTTGTAATAGGTGATCCTTCTTCTTTAGAAGTTTCAAATCTAAAATATAAGATAAAGTACCCTATTGATAAAAATATTGGCAGATCTATCTTAAAAATACCCAATACAGAACTGTTAAGTATTATTAGCTTAGAACATGAAGATCCAGAAATTTATTCTATAGATCCGATAAACAGTGATAAAGAATATATTGCAGACCCCCTAGAAGGTGCACAAGATTTAGCTTGGACACCAGACGGAACTATGATTATGGGTAAAGGTGATAAATTATATAAATTAAAACCTGGTACCGATAAAACTTGGGTAGAATTTGCCTCATTATCAACCTATGGATTAAACGGTATTACAAGATTGGCTATCAGCCCTTTTGGAAATAAACTGGCTGTAGTAGTTGATGAAGCCGAAGCCTCTGAATAAAACCCTAACTACTTTAAACTGTTCATTTATCAACTATTCAAGAGAATTTTAATAAGTTTGCGGATAACTTTTTAACTAAAATTCTACTGATGAGATTATTTGTTTATACAGCTTTAATACTACTACTAATTGTACCAAGTGCCTGTGGCAAAAAAATAGTAAAGGACAAATGGCTAAAAAAGGAAGCACCCGCTGTATTTAAGGCACGTTTTGAAACCACAAAAGGTAATTTTGATATTGAAGCTCATCGCGAATGGTCACCTAAAGCCGTAGATAGATTATATCAACTGATTTCCACTGATTTTTATACCGATATTGCTTTGTATAGAGTTGTTCCTAATTTTGTGGTACAGTTCGGCATCCATGATAACGCCGATTTAAATAAAGCTTGGAGCAGTTATAAGGTACCAGACGAAGCTGTCAAAAAAAGTAATGCTGAAGGGACTATAGCATTTGCCAGAGGCGGAAAGGAAACTAGAGACACTCAGTTATTTATTAACTTAAAAAACAATGCTAGATTAGATTCTATATTTTATAGCGGAGTTACTGGATTTCCGGTAATTGCAGAAGTTACAAACGGAATGGATGTGGTAAAATCCTTTTATGATGTTTATGGAGAAAAACCTGGAAGAAAGCAGGACTCTATTCAAAAATCTGGTAATTCTTATTTAAAATCTACTTTTCCTAAATTAGATTATATAAAAAAAGCGTATATTGTCAAATAATTGTTTGCTAAAACAAACCCTTACAAAAATATCTTTAAAGTCTAGGCACGTTATAAAAGAACATTCCGCAGCTAAGAAAATTGTAAAATTTTCATAAAACTACGGAATGGGAATTAAATGCAATAAAATAACGTGCCTTCTTTAATAAAAGTATAATTTACTTCAAAAGGTTTTGTTATTTTACACTTTTTGTACTAAAATTCCCGTTTTTTGACTTTTTCGTAGAATATATGGTCTTATCGTCTTGAATAATTAGGGGATTCCTTGGTAATCATCACATCATGTGGATGGCTTTCGTTAATACCTGAAGCAGTAATTTTAACAAATTTTCCAGTAGTTTTTAGTGTCTCGATATCTTTAGCTCCACAATACCCCATCCCCGCTCGTAATCCACCAATAAATTGATGAATGCTTTCAAACAAATCACCTTTATAGGGTACACGACCTACAATTCCCTCGGGTACCAGCTTTTTAATATCATCTTCAACATCCTGAAAATAACGATCTTTACTTCCTTGCTTCATAGCTTCAACAGAACCCATACCTCGATAGGATTTAAACTTTCTACCTTCATAAATAATCGTTTCACCTGGAGACTCTTTTGTTCCCGCTAATAATGAACCTAACATAACCGTATCTGCACCAGCGGCAATCGCTTTAGGAATATCTCCCGTATAACGGATTCCACCATCCGCAATTACAGGTACGCCGCTTCCTTTTATAGCTTCGGCAACATCTAAAACAGCTGAAAATTGTGGAAAACCAACTCCAGCCACTACTCTTGTAGTACAAATAGAACCGGGCCCAATACCAACTTTAACAGCATCAGCACCAGCTTCTACCAAATATTTTGCAGCTTCGGGTGTTGCAATATTACCAACCACAACATCTATATCTCTAAATCTCTTTTTAATCTCTTTTAGTACAGTAACCACACCTTTGGTATGACCATGAGCGGTATCAATAATAAGAGCATCTACCCCTGCATTTATCAGTGCCTCAGCCCTATCAATAGCATCAGGTGTTACACCTATTGCCGCTGCTACACGCAACCTTCCATAGTTATCTTTGTTAGCAATAGGTTTCTGTGTTACTTTAGTTATATCTCTGAAAGTAATTAAGCCTTCTAATTTGTTTCCTTCTACAATTAAAAGCTTTTCAATTTTGTTTTGTTGTAATATTTTTTCAGCATCCTTTAAAGAAGTTCCTACTGGTGCAGTTACTAGATTTTCACTAGTCATAACTTCTACGATGGGTCTATCATTTTGATGCTCAAAGCGTAAATCTCTGTTGGTAACAATTCCTTTAAGCATTCCGTTATCATCTACAATAGGAATACCACCAATGCTATGCTCTCGCATATTATTTTTTGCATCAATTACTGTTGCGGTTAAAGGTAAAGTTACCGGATCTATAATCATTCCACTTTCGGCACGCTTCACTTTACGTACTTTGATGGCTTGTTGCTCTAAAGTCATATTTTTATGAAGTACCCCTATGCCTCCTTCGCGTGCCATGGCAATTGCCATTCTACTTTCGGTTACCGTATCCATAGCGGCGGACACAATTGGGACATTTATAGTAATATTTCTAGTGAATTTTGACTGTATATTTACTTCACGTGGTAGTACTTCTGAAAAGGCTGGGACTAAAAGGACGTCGTCATAGGTTAAACCTTCACCAACGATTTTTGAATTTTGAATACTCATGTGCAATTAAAATTAGATAACAATTAATTGCACGCGAATTTACAATTATTAATTGATTTGCTCTGTTAAAAACTTTATTAATTCTAGTAAATCCATAAAAATTACCAATTAATAATTTGCAAACCTTTATTTTTTAAAAAAGAATTGGTTTTACTAAAGTGATTATTACCAAACCAATAACCACGATTTGCACTTAACGGAGAAGGATGACCACTAGTTAAGATATGGTGTTTGCTTTTAGCAATTAATCTTGTTTTTTTCTTGGCAAAGCCACCCCATAATAAAAAAACAACATTTTCTTTTTGCTCCGAAATTTGTGAAATAACAGCATCTGTAAAAGTCTCCCAACCTTTATTTTGGTGCGAAGCTGCTTGATGGGCTCTAACAGTTAATGTTGCATTTAATAATAAAACACCTTGTTTAGCCCAACGCTCTAAATTGCCGTTTGGGGGAATTGCTAAACCCAAATCTGTTTCAATTTCCTTGAAGATATTTTGTAGTGATGGCGGTATTTGTATGTTTTCTTTTACAGAAAAACATAAACCATTAGCCTGCCCTACGCCATGATAGGGATCTTGACCAATAATTACCACTTTTAAATCGTGAAATGAACAATACTCAAAAGCTGCAAAAATGTCTTTTCCTTTAGGGTAGCACGTAAATTGTTTGTATTCAGATTTTACAAAAGAAACCAAGTTTTTAAAATACTCGGAATTAAATTCTTGCTCTAAAACTGGTTTCCAACTTTCAGCTATTTTTACATTCATACATTCAGTGTTAGACTATTTTTTAGTTACTTTTGTTTAGAACTGATTTAAACTTTTCACGTTTAAGCGAAAATTAGATCTTTTTTGACCAATTGAAGACTTTTTTGAGTTGCATAGCAGAGCTAAGTAAAGAAAAAAAGGCAAAAAGTGGGCGAAAAAGAATAATTTTTTTAGCAAATGGAAAAAGTTTAAATCAGTTCTTTACCAAAAATACAATTTTGAGCAGTAAAATTACCCATAAAACACTTAAAGATTTAGAGTTTGACGTTGTGTTGAACAGCATTGCAGCTTATTGTCATTCCGATTTAGGAAGGAAGACGGTATTGGAAATTACACCTATTCAAAATAAGTTAAAATTAACCGACCAATTACAACAAACAAACGAGTATTTAGCCTCATTTGAAAATGAAAACAGAATACCAAACCATCAGTTTGATGAAATTACAAAAGAAATTCATTTATTAGGTATAGAAAATAGTTTTTTAGAGCCTAATGCATTTCAGAAAATTGCTAAAATATCTGAATCCGTTATTGAATTACGCTCCTTTTTTAAAAAATTTGCTGAATATTTTCCTACACTTTTTGGAGCTTCACAAAAAATTGAGGACACAAAAATAATCCATGAGAGCATTCATAAAATAATCAATCGCTTTGGAGAAGTATCGGACGATGCCAGTAATGAACTCAAAAGTATTCGTAAAGAAATAAGCAAAGCAAAAGGTGAAATTGGTAATAGTTTTACCAAAGCTTTAAACCACTATGCTGCTAGTGATTATTTAGATGAAATTAGGGAATCTGTAATTGACAATCAACGGGTTTTGGCTGTGCAAGCCATGCATAGAAAAAAGGTAAAAGGTGCGTTGCTCGGTAATTCCAAAACTGGAAGTATTGTATATATTGCTCCTGAAGCAACTTTAAAGCTGAATAGAAAGTTACAGGATTTAATTTATGAGGAACAGCAAGAGGTAGTTCGAATTTTAAAACTACTAACCAACCAAATTAGACCTTATAATGGCGTGTTAGAATATTATCAAAATTACCTTAGTCATTTAGATGTGGTTGCGGCCAAGGCCAATTACGCACAAAAAATAGATGGACTACTTCCAAAAATTTCTAATGAAAAAAAGGTATTATTGAGAAATGCCTATCATCCTATACTATTAGAAAGTAACACAAAAAAGAATATCGACACTGTTCCTCAGACCTTAGAGCTTAATCAAAATCAACAAATTATTGTTATTTCGGGTCCCAACGCAGGCGGAAAAAGTATTACACTTAAAACGATAGGTCTATTGCAGGTTATGATGCAGTCGGCAATCCTAATTCCCGTTCACGAACGTAGTGAGGTGTATTTTTTCGATACCATCTTAACCGACATAGGTGACAATCAATCTATTGAAAATCAAATGAGTACTTATAGCTATCGCTTAAAAAACATGCGTAACTTCTTACGTAAGTGTAATGAAAATACATTGTTTTTAATTGATGAATTTGGTACAGGAAGTGACCCAGAATTGGGCGGTGCACTGGCCGAAATATTCTTAGAGGAATTTTACAATAAGAATGCCTTTGGTGTAATTACCACACATTACTCCAATTTAAAAGTGTTGGCCAATGAGCTGGAAAACGTTACCAATGCCAATATGCAATTTGACGAGAGAACATTAGAACCGTTATTTAAATTATTTATCGGCCAAGCCGGAAGCTCTTTTACGTTTGAAGTGGCTCAAAAAAATGGTATTCCGTTCCGTTTAATAAACAGGGCAAAAAAGAAAGTAGAAAGAGGTAAAATACGATTAGACAAAACAATATCTAAACTTCAAAAAGAGCGTAATAAATTACAAAGAACTTCAGAAAACTTAGAAAAAGAGCAAAACAGGGCAAAAACTCATACCGAGAATCTTTCCGAAAAAGAACAAAAAATTCAACAAAAACTGGAAAGTTTCCAAGAACTATATGATAATAACCAAAAAATGTTATCCATTGGCAGAAAAGTAAATGAAATGAGCAATAGATATTTTCAGACCAACAACAAGAAAAAACTACTTGCTGATTTCATGAAATGGATTTTAATTGAAAAAACTAAATATACCAAATTAAATAAGCCACAGAAAAAGACCAAAGTTCAGAAAAAAAAGGAAGTTGAGGCTAAAAAAACAATCGAGAAGAAGCTAAACGAAACAAAAAATGAAGTGTTAGTTGAAGTAAAAAAGATTAGAAAAAAGAAAGCGGCAATTGAAAAAAAGGAAGAGAAAGCAAAAGCAGATTACAAATTTAAAATTAATGACAGGGTAAGGTTACCCGATGGAAAATCAGTTGGTACTATCGATAAAATTGAAAAAAATATTGCTACCATCAACTACGGATTATTCACCACAAAAACAAATACCAATCAATTAGAGTTGGTTGAAGCTGCTAAAAAATAAAGCTATCTTGTTCAAAATTATACTCTTATAAAATTTTTGCTTACTTTTAACAAAACTAAATATTAACTAAAACTACATAACATGAAGAAATTTTTAGCATTATTGCTATTTCTTTTGTTTATTATTTTGGCATGGTTTAGCTGGAAATGGTACAAAGAAACCATGCTCTGTTGCGATAACGCTGTGCAAGTTGAAACAAAAGAAAATGTAACACCAGTGGTTGATGAGGTCAAATACGGCCCATTAGTCTATAATTGGAATTCTGACAAGCCAATAACAAATGACCTTTGGCCCAACAAGAAAAATGTAATACAATCAGCTGATGCTGAAGGTAAAATTTTAAGAATAGTTGGCCCATATTATAAAGACGAAACCAACAACACTTCCTTTAAAAATATTGGTTTAGCAAGGGCTAATGCTGTAAGAGAAATACTATCTGATTCCATTCCAATGGAAAGAATGGAAATTGACAGTAAATTGATTTCCAATGCTAAAGATGCTAAAACAGCTCCTTTTGGTGGTACTATTCTAGATTGGAAAGTAAGAAATGATAACATTAAGGAAATTGATAATAAAACGTTAATCTATTTCCCTTATAACTCTGCTAAAAAGCTGGAGAATGAAAACATTAACAATTACTTGAAAGATGTGGCCGAAAACCTTAAAGGAAATAAAAAAACAATAACGTTGACAGGACATACCGACAATAAAGGCAGACCTGGATATAACATGAGGCTAGGCTTGATAAGAGCCAAAGAAATAAAAAAGATTCTGGTAAAATTAGGAGTTGAAGATAACCGGATCTCTGTTGGAACAGAAGGTGAAAACAACCCTATCACATCAAACGATACCGAAGAAGGTAGGCAGAAAAACCGAAGGGTAGAGTTAGAAATTAAATAAATCAACAATTAAAAAAATAAAATTATGTTAGCATTACAAATAAATACTACAGCATGCGATGGTTCAGATATGTTTTGGCCATGGTTTTTATGGCTATTAGGAGCTTTTATATTAGGGTTACTTTTAGGTTGGTTACTATCAAAACTTTTCGGTGATGATAATGATACAATAGACTATTCAGCTAAAATAAAAAGCTTGGAAGCAGATTTAGCAGCTTGCCGTAAAGAAAAAAGTACACTGGCAGCAAGTGCGGCAGCCACTACTGCCTCATTAGCTGCAGCCGTAGTCCCTACTAAGGAGGATGATTCTGTTAAGGATGACTTGACCAAAGTAGAAGGTATTGGTCCAAAGATCAAAGGTTTACTAAATGACGATGGAATATGGAGCTTTGTACAATTGTCTGAAGCCGAAGTTAGTAGATTACAAAAGATTTTAGATAATGCTGGACCGCGTTATAGGGTTCACAATCCTAAAACTTGGCCAGCCCAATCTAAAATGGCCGCAGAAGGCAAATGGAAAGAACTTGAAAAATGGCAAGATGAATTAAAAGGAGGGTTGTAAAATTAAACTTTAAATAATTTAGTAAAGCTCCAATTTTTAATTGGAGCTTTTTTATTCTTGATATCATTTTATCTCTTAATTGCAAGAATAACTCTTATAAGATACTCCAATTGAATAAAAATTGGAACGTACTAATTAAAATTGCCCATTAATATTTGGGCATCCTTTAGCCCGTTGGGGGGTACAAAATAAATTGACCCCCAATGTTATTTGATGGTGACCATTATTATCTAATACAATATTTCCAAACTGTTTAGTATAAGTATAGGAAAATTGAAATCTTTTATAATCAAATCCAATAATTGGGGTTAGTTGTTTAAGGTTTTCTATTACATTTTCCTCCATACTATTCCTGTAAGATAATCCAGCCCAAATTTGTTTATAATCTCCAATTTTTTTATAAGCTTTTA from Aureibaculum sp. 2308TA14-22 includes:
- a CDS encoding uracil-DNA glycosylase; its protein translation is MNVKIAESWKPVLEQEFNSEYFKNLVSFVKSEYKQFTCYPKGKDIFAAFEYCSFHDLKVVIIGQDPYHGVGQANGLCFSVKENIQIPPSLQNIFKEIETDLGLAIPPNGNLERWAKQGVLLLNATLTVRAHQAASHQNKGWETFTDAVISQISEQKENVVFLLWGGFAKKKTRLIAKSKHHILTSGHPSPLSANRGYWFGNNHFSKTNSFLKNKGLQIINW
- the guaB gene encoding IMP dehydrogenase produces the protein MSIQNSKIVGEGLTYDDVLLVPAFSEVLPREVNIQSKFTRNITINVPIVSAAMDTVTESRMAIAMAREGGIGVLHKNMTLEQQAIKVRKVKRAESGMIIDPVTLPLTATVIDAKNNMREHSIGGIPIVDDNGMLKGIVTNRDLRFEHQNDRPIVEVMTSENLVTAPVGTSLKDAEKILQQNKIEKLLIVEGNKLEGLITFRDITKVTQKPIANKDNYGRLRVAAAIGVTPDAIDRAEALINAGVDALIIDTAHGHTKGVVTVLKEIKKRFRDIDVVVGNIATPEAAKYLVEAGADAVKVGIGPGSICTTRVVAGVGFPQFSAVLDVAEAIKGSGVPVIADGGIRYTGDIPKAIAAGADTVMLGSLLAGTKESPGETIIYEGRKFKSYRGMGSVEAMKQGSKDRYFQDVEDDIKKLVPEGIVGRVPYKGDLFESIHQFIGGLRAGMGYCGAKDIETLKTTGKFVKITASGINESHPHDVMITKESPNYSRR
- a CDS encoding peptidylprolyl isomerase; this translates as MRLFVYTALILLLIVPSACGKKIVKDKWLKKEAPAVFKARFETTKGNFDIEAHREWSPKAVDRLYQLISTDFYTDIALYRVVPNFVVQFGIHDNADLNKAWSSYKVPDEAVKKSNAEGTIAFARGGKETRDTQLFINLKNNARLDSIFYSGVTGFPVIAEVTNGMDVVKSFYDVYGEKPGRKQDSIQKSGNSYLKSTFPKLDYIKKAYIVK
- a CDS encoding substrate-binding domain-containing protein, producing MQKITIGGVPEHFNLPWHLAIENHKFKNKGIDLQWKEFPGGTGAMCSALRDGSIDAAVILTEGIIKDIIAGNPSKIVKVYVNSPLLWGIHVAKSSNFYSVAALENARIAISRYGSGSHLMAKVNAVKQGFNIDQLEYVPIKNLDGGVNALTNSNADYFMWEHFMTKPYVDNGTFRRIDNIETPWPCFVIAVRNSTLEDESEAIKTIIKVINKQLDYFENALENEQLIRLFSKRYQLQIEDVKTWLSLTKWNRKKTISSKLINSIQNKLTDYDVIKETVPEKVLIKKMF
- a CDS encoding TolB family protein — encoded protein: MSKKIKILCLLFAFANYGFSQTDTEIYLFDFVQGDSIIVLDNPVNISDNKGYDNQPSFLNDGSGVLYSSTRNGQTDIALYDIENNVNVWLTETDASEYSPIQTPDKKYFTAIRLEKDGSQLLWNYKFNGKKQEVLIENLRVGYHVWISKKMLASFVIGDPSSLEVSNLKYKIKYPIDKNIGRSILKIPNTELLSIISLEHEDPEIYSIDPINSDKEYIADPLEGAQDLAWTPDGTMIMGKGDKLYKLKPGTDKTWVEFASLSTYGLNGITRLAISPFGNKLAVVVDEAEASE
- a CDS encoding OmpA family protein codes for the protein MKKFLALLLFLLFIILAWFSWKWYKETMLCCDNAVQVETKENVTPVVDEVKYGPLVYNWNSDKPITNDLWPNKKNVIQSADAEGKILRIVGPYYKDETNNTSFKNIGLARANAVREILSDSIPMERMEIDSKLISNAKDAKTAPFGGTILDWKVRNDNIKEIDNKTLIYFPYNSAKKLENENINNYLKDVAENLKGNKKTITLTGHTDNKGRPGYNMRLGLIRAKEIKKILVKLGVEDNRISVGTEGENNPITSNDTEEGRQKNRRVELEIK
- a CDS encoding endonuclease MutS2, producing the protein MSSKITHKTLKDLEFDVVLNSIAAYCHSDLGRKTVLEITPIQNKLKLTDQLQQTNEYLASFENENRIPNHQFDEITKEIHLLGIENSFLEPNAFQKIAKISESVIELRSFFKKFAEYFPTLFGASQKIEDTKIIHESIHKIINRFGEVSDDASNELKSIRKEISKAKGEIGNSFTKALNHYAASDYLDEIRESVIDNQRVLAVQAMHRKKVKGALLGNSKTGSIVYIAPEATLKLNRKLQDLIYEEQQEVVRILKLLTNQIRPYNGVLEYYQNYLSHLDVVAAKANYAQKIDGLLPKISNEKKVLLRNAYHPILLESNTKKNIDTVPQTLELNQNQQIIVISGPNAGGKSITLKTIGLLQVMMQSAILIPVHERSEVYFFDTILTDIGDNQSIENQMSTYSYRLKNMRNFLRKCNENTLFLIDEFGTGSDPELGGALAEIFLEEFYNKNAFGVITTHYSNLKVLANELENVTNANMQFDERTLEPLFKLFIGQAGSSFTFEVAQKNGIPFRLINRAKKKVERGKIRLDKTISKLQKERNKLQRTSENLEKEQNRAKTHTENLSEKEQKIQQKLESFQELYDNNQKMLSIGRKVNEMSNRYFQTNNKKKLLADFMKWILIEKTKYTKLNKPQKKTKVQKKKEVEAKKTIEKKLNETKNEVLVEVKKIRKKKAAIEKKEEKAKADYKFKINDRVRLPDGKSVGTIDKIEKNIATINYGLFTTKTNTNQLELVEAAKK
- a CDS encoding translation initiation factor — its product is MDLQDQLKNLFPDHKPEKVEKPKEKSDIWLQDDLIICKYEKRKGKPITILEGYTGATSDFKKLAKEIKTKFSVGGSFKDDKIIIQGDLRDKIMELLKQKGFAVKRVGG
- a CDS encoding nucleoside phosphorylase, with the protein product MNVKSKTANPKPIPPSELILNKDGSVYHLNLKPKNIANTIIFVGDQDRVAKVAKHFDTITFQTQKREFKTITGVYKGKKLSVISTGIGPDNIDIVLNELDALVNINLKTRTIKKEHLKLSIVRIGTSGSLQRHIPVDSFVLSTYGLGMDGTLHAYDCEHILENDIEDAFIKHTNWSKRKARPYIVKGSATLEKIISSNTTFNGFTATANGFYGPQGRVLRLKLQDQELNSKIDNFTYKDLKITNLEMETAAIYGLAKLLGHEALSMNAIIANRANGTFSENPAETIENLIKYTLNKLIKLCKK